A genomic region of Cuculus canorus isolate bCucCan1 chromosome 24, bCucCan1.pri, whole genome shotgun sequence contains the following coding sequences:
- the LOC104062298 gene encoding apoptosis facilitator Bcl-2-like protein 14 isoform X4 yields the protein MGMLKNKASSMQALAVEKPPWDVGKQPSGKILSLDRQGAKKVLEIYVRRSLSCCEKSLMTKKTLQERAGGRGKKADGLQRSKSDFSKYSCARLGPKKDQEESPKASNLDGALDDDSKAPREVLKEDPEPKMKNTKNSSQGKTQRTWFKSFLNLLLKKSPEDQKENTGHKAKEKSARTSHSSKTERAKRPGGDSHTSPPPCRALKKRPSLKRVFSFKKHTEEERGEAAAGEKAKRPSCLPLRQVLAPATPADVERPDSYYTQVSEEIGLIVQGSDSQGSRARGYGEPPRSASSDEVDEAIRKIVALLQSAGDELDRQVKEDARLRMFFRDMSYNAFKNLADAYVHEEMTASRPDVNPREVQFAFTVHLTAKVAGICNQAVNRIMGFGTRYLEDSFAPLSYSKILQQNREEFSTDNCESPD from the exons ATGGGgatgctgaaaaacaaagccag CAGCATGCAGGCTCTGGCTGTGGAGAAGCCTCCGTGGGACGTGGGGAAGCAGCCGTCGGGCAAGATCCTCTCGCTGGACAGGCAAGGGGCCAAGAAAGTGCTGGAGATCTACGTCAGGCGCTCATTGAGCTGCTGTGAAAAGTCACTGATGACCAAGAAAACTCTTCAGGAGAGAGCTGGAGGGCGAGGGAAGAAGGCAGATGGGCTGCAACGGTCAAAAAGTGACTTCAGCAAGTATTCATGTGCCAGACTTGGCCCCAAGAAGGACCAGGAGGAGAGTCCCAAAGCATCGAACCTGGATGGGGCTCTGGATGATGACAGCAAAGCTCCCAGAGAGGTCCTTAAAGAAGATCCAGAGCCCAagatgaaaaacacaaaaaactcTTCCCAGGGCAAAACCCAACGCACCTGGTTCAAAAGTTTCCTAAATTTGCTCCTCAAGAAGAGCCCTGAGGACCAAAAGGAAAATACGGGGcacaaagcaaaggagaagagtGCCAGAACTTCTCACAGCTCCAAAACAGAACGGGCTAAAAGACCTGGAGGAGACTCACACACATCCCCACCACCATGCAGAGCCCTGAAGAAGAGACCCAGCCTCAAGAGGGTTTTCTCCTTCaagaaacacacagaggaggagcggggagaggcagcagctggggaaaagGCCAAGCGACCCAGCTGCCTTCCGCTGCGGCAGGTCCTGGCACCAGCCACACCAG cagatgTAGAGCGGCCTGACAGCTACTACACACAAGTCTCTGAAGAGATCGGGCTGATCGTGCAGGGTTCTGACAGCCAGGGGAGCAGAGCACGTGGATATGGGGAGCCACCACGTTCAGCCAGCTCCGATGAAGTCG ATGAAGCCATCAGGAAAATTGTTGCCCTGCTCCAGAGTGCGGGAGATGAGCTGGACAGACAG GTGAAGGAAGACGCACGGCTACGGATGTTCTTCAGAGACATGTCGTACAACGCCTTCAAGAACTTGGCCGATGCCTACGTGCACGAGGAAATGACGGCTAGCAGACCTGACGTCAACCCCCGAGAGGTCCAGTTTGCCTTCACGGTGCACCTCACTGCCAAGGTGGCAGGCATCTGCAACCAGGCGGTGAACAGGATCATGGGCTTTGGCACCCGCTACCTGGAAGACTCCTTTGCTCCTTTGTCCTACAGCAAAATTCTCCAG CAGAACAGAGAAGAGTTCAGCACAGACAACTGCGAGAGCCCAGACTGA
- the LOC104062298 gene encoding apoptosis facilitator Bcl-2-like protein 14 isoform X2 — protein sequence MQCPGESKTQAENVVFFHSSMQALAVEKPPWDVGKQPSGKILSLDRQGAKKVLEIYVRRSLSCCEKSLMTKKTLQERAGGRGKKADGLQRSKSDFSKYSCARLGPKKDQEESPKASNLDGALDDDSKAPREVLKEDPEPKMKNTKNSSQGKTQRTWFKSFLNLLLKKSPEDQKENTGHKAKEKSARTSHSSKTERAKRPGGDSHTSPPPCRALKKRPSLKRVFSFKKHTEEERGEAAAGEKAKRPSCLPLRQVLAPATPADVERPDSYYTQVSEEIGLIVQGSDSQGSRARGYGEPPRSASSDEVDEAIRKIVALLQSAGDELDRQVKEDARLRMFFRDMSYNAFKNLADAYVHEEMTASRPDVNPREVQFAFTVHLTAKVAGICNQAVNRIMGFGTRYLEDSFAPLSYSKILQNREEFSTDNCESPD from the exons ATGCAGTGCCCTGGGGAAAGCAAAACTCAGgctgaaaatgttgttttcttccaCAGCAGCATGCAGGCTCTGGCTGTGGAGAAGCCTCCGTGGGACGTGGGGAAGCAGCCGTCGGGCAAGATCCTCTCGCTGGACAGGCAAGGGGCCAAGAAAGTGCTGGAGATCTACGTCAGGCGCTCATTGAGCTGCTGTGAAAAGTCACTGATGACCAAGAAAACTCTTCAGGAGAGAGCTGGAGGGCGAGGGAAGAAGGCAGATGGGCTGCAACGGTCAAAAAGTGACTTCAGCAAGTATTCATGTGCCAGACTTGGCCCCAAGAAGGACCAGGAGGAGAGTCCCAAAGCATCGAACCTGGATGGGGCTCTGGATGATGACAGCAAAGCTCCCAGAGAGGTCCTTAAAGAAGATCCAGAGCCCAagatgaaaaacacaaaaaactcTTCCCAGGGCAAAACCCAACGCACCTGGTTCAAAAGTTTCCTAAATTTGCTCCTCAAGAAGAGCCCTGAGGACCAAAAGGAAAATACGGGGcacaaagcaaaggagaagagtGCCAGAACTTCTCACAGCTCCAAAACAGAACGGGCTAAAAGACCTGGAGGAGACTCACACACATCCCCACCACCATGCAGAGCCCTGAAGAAGAGACCCAGCCTCAAGAGGGTTTTCTCCTTCaagaaacacacagaggaggagcggggagaggcagcagctggggaaaagGCCAAGCGACCCAGCTGCCTTCCGCTGCGGCAGGTCCTGGCACCAGCCACACCAG cagatgTAGAGCGGCCTGACAGCTACTACACACAAGTCTCTGAAGAGATCGGGCTGATCGTGCAGGGTTCTGACAGCCAGGGGAGCAGAGCACGTGGATATGGGGAGCCACCACGTTCAGCCAGCTCCGATGAAGTCG ATGAAGCCATCAGGAAAATTGTTGCCCTGCTCCAGAGTGCGGGAGATGAGCTGGACAGACAG GTGAAGGAAGACGCACGGCTACGGATGTTCTTCAGAGACATGTCGTACAACGCCTTCAAGAACTTGGCCGATGCCTACGTGCACGAGGAAATGACGGCTAGCAGACCTGACGTCAACCCCCGAGAGGTCCAGTTTGCCTTCACGGTGCACCTCACTGCCAAGGTGGCAGGCATCTGCAACCAGGCGGTGAACAGGATCATGGGCTTTGGCACCCGCTACCTGGAAGACTCCTTTGCTCCTTTGTCCTACAGCAAAATTCTCCAG AACAGAGAAGAGTTCAGCACAGACAACTGCGAGAGCCCAGACTGA
- the LOC104062298 gene encoding uncharacterized protein LOC104062298 isoform X3 yields the protein MQCPGESKTQAENVVFFHSSMQALAVEKPPWDVGKQPSGKILSLDRQGAKKVLEIYVRRSLSCCEKSLMTKKTLQERAGGRGKKADGLQRSKSDFSKYSCARLGPKKDQEESPKASNLDGALDDDSKAPREVLKEDPEPKMKNTKNSSQGKTQRTWFKSFLNLLLKKSPEDQKENTGHKAKEKSARTSHSSKTERAKRPGGDSHTSPPPCRALKKRPSLKRVFSFKKHTEEERGEAAAGEKAKRPSCLPLRQVLAPATPDVERPDSYYTQVSEEIGLIVQGSDSQGSRARGYGEPPRSASSDEVDEAIRKIVALLQSAGDELDRQVKEDARLRMFFRDMSYNAFKNLADAYVHEEMTASRPDVNPREVQFAFTVHLTAKVAGICNQAVNRIMGFGTRYLEDSFAPLSYSKILQQNREEFSTDNCESPD from the exons ATGCAGTGCCCTGGGGAAAGCAAAACTCAGgctgaaaatgttgttttcttccaCAGCAGCATGCAGGCTCTGGCTGTGGAGAAGCCTCCGTGGGACGTGGGGAAGCAGCCGTCGGGCAAGATCCTCTCGCTGGACAGGCAAGGGGCCAAGAAAGTGCTGGAGATCTACGTCAGGCGCTCATTGAGCTGCTGTGAAAAGTCACTGATGACCAAGAAAACTCTTCAGGAGAGAGCTGGAGGGCGAGGGAAGAAGGCAGATGGGCTGCAACGGTCAAAAAGTGACTTCAGCAAGTATTCATGTGCCAGACTTGGCCCCAAGAAGGACCAGGAGGAGAGTCCCAAAGCATCGAACCTGGATGGGGCTCTGGATGATGACAGCAAAGCTCCCAGAGAGGTCCTTAAAGAAGATCCAGAGCCCAagatgaaaaacacaaaaaactcTTCCCAGGGCAAAACCCAACGCACCTGGTTCAAAAGTTTCCTAAATTTGCTCCTCAAGAAGAGCCCTGAGGACCAAAAGGAAAATACGGGGcacaaagcaaaggagaagagtGCCAGAACTTCTCACAGCTCCAAAACAGAACGGGCTAAAAGACCTGGAGGAGACTCACACACATCCCCACCACCATGCAGAGCCCTGAAGAAGAGACCCAGCCTCAAGAGGGTTTTCTCCTTCaagaaacacacagaggaggagcggggagaggcagcagctggggaaaagGCCAAGCGACCCAGCTGCCTTCCGCTGCGGCAGGTCCTGGCACCAGCCACACCAG atgTAGAGCGGCCTGACAGCTACTACACACAAGTCTCTGAAGAGATCGGGCTGATCGTGCAGGGTTCTGACAGCCAGGGGAGCAGAGCACGTGGATATGGGGAGCCACCACGTTCAGCCAGCTCCGATGAAGTCG ATGAAGCCATCAGGAAAATTGTTGCCCTGCTCCAGAGTGCGGGAGATGAGCTGGACAGACAG GTGAAGGAAGACGCACGGCTACGGATGTTCTTCAGAGACATGTCGTACAACGCCTTCAAGAACTTGGCCGATGCCTACGTGCACGAGGAAATGACGGCTAGCAGACCTGACGTCAACCCCCGAGAGGTCCAGTTTGCCTTCACGGTGCACCTCACTGCCAAGGTGGCAGGCATCTGCAACCAGGCGGTGAACAGGATCATGGGCTTTGGCACCCGCTACCTGGAAGACTCCTTTGCTCCTTTGTCCTACAGCAAAATTCTCCAG CAGAACAGAGAAGAGTTCAGCACAGACAACTGCGAGAGCCCAGACTGA
- the LOC104062298 gene encoding apoptosis facilitator Bcl-2-like protein 14 isoform X1, giving the protein MQCPGESKTQAENVVFFHSSMQALAVEKPPWDVGKQPSGKILSLDRQGAKKVLEIYVRRSLSCCEKSLMTKKTLQERAGGRGKKADGLQRSKSDFSKYSCARLGPKKDQEESPKASNLDGALDDDSKAPREVLKEDPEPKMKNTKNSSQGKTQRTWFKSFLNLLLKKSPEDQKENTGHKAKEKSARTSHSSKTERAKRPGGDSHTSPPPCRALKKRPSLKRVFSFKKHTEEERGEAAAGEKAKRPSCLPLRQVLAPATPADVERPDSYYTQVSEEIGLIVQGSDSQGSRARGYGEPPRSASSDEVDEAIRKIVALLQSAGDELDRQVKEDARLRMFFRDMSYNAFKNLADAYVHEEMTASRPDVNPREVQFAFTVHLTAKVAGICNQAVNRIMGFGTRYLEDSFAPLSYSKILQQNREEFSTDNCESPD; this is encoded by the exons ATGCAGTGCCCTGGGGAAAGCAAAACTCAGgctgaaaatgttgttttcttccaCAGCAGCATGCAGGCTCTGGCTGTGGAGAAGCCTCCGTGGGACGTGGGGAAGCAGCCGTCGGGCAAGATCCTCTCGCTGGACAGGCAAGGGGCCAAGAAAGTGCTGGAGATCTACGTCAGGCGCTCATTGAGCTGCTGTGAAAAGTCACTGATGACCAAGAAAACTCTTCAGGAGAGAGCTGGAGGGCGAGGGAAGAAGGCAGATGGGCTGCAACGGTCAAAAAGTGACTTCAGCAAGTATTCATGTGCCAGACTTGGCCCCAAGAAGGACCAGGAGGAGAGTCCCAAAGCATCGAACCTGGATGGGGCTCTGGATGATGACAGCAAAGCTCCCAGAGAGGTCCTTAAAGAAGATCCAGAGCCCAagatgaaaaacacaaaaaactcTTCCCAGGGCAAAACCCAACGCACCTGGTTCAAAAGTTTCCTAAATTTGCTCCTCAAGAAGAGCCCTGAGGACCAAAAGGAAAATACGGGGcacaaagcaaaggagaagagtGCCAGAACTTCTCACAGCTCCAAAACAGAACGGGCTAAAAGACCTGGAGGAGACTCACACACATCCCCACCACCATGCAGAGCCCTGAAGAAGAGACCCAGCCTCAAGAGGGTTTTCTCCTTCaagaaacacacagaggaggagcggggagaggcagcagctggggaaaagGCCAAGCGACCCAGCTGCCTTCCGCTGCGGCAGGTCCTGGCACCAGCCACACCAG cagatgTAGAGCGGCCTGACAGCTACTACACACAAGTCTCTGAAGAGATCGGGCTGATCGTGCAGGGTTCTGACAGCCAGGGGAGCAGAGCACGTGGATATGGGGAGCCACCACGTTCAGCCAGCTCCGATGAAGTCG ATGAAGCCATCAGGAAAATTGTTGCCCTGCTCCAGAGTGCGGGAGATGAGCTGGACAGACAG GTGAAGGAAGACGCACGGCTACGGATGTTCTTCAGAGACATGTCGTACAACGCCTTCAAGAACTTGGCCGATGCCTACGTGCACGAGGAAATGACGGCTAGCAGACCTGACGTCAACCCCCGAGAGGTCCAGTTTGCCTTCACGGTGCACCTCACTGCCAAGGTGGCAGGCATCTGCAACCAGGCGGTGAACAGGATCATGGGCTTTGGCACCCGCTACCTGGAAGACTCCTTTGCTCCTTTGTCCTACAGCAAAATTCTCCAG CAGAACAGAGAAGAGTTCAGCACAGACAACTGCGAGAGCCCAGACTGA